The Helianthus annuus cultivar XRQ/B chromosome 11, HanXRQr2.0-SUNRISE, whole genome shotgun sequence region GATTGGTTGATGCTCAGCTGGCCCACCAAACTTCCCCCCTCCTCCATCGGTGAATCCATGCCCAAGTTCAACCCCGAATCGGGACCCCGcagtgatggcggcggtgttcccgatcggggaaaccCCTCACCGAAGCCACTCCCCGACTACGCCCCGGACACCCTAATACGTTGTTCATTTTCCTAAGGTGTAGGTATATATGACCCGTCCATGTATCGTATTATACCTTTGGCATTGACTGACGGGTCGTTGGATTTCAGTTTCACTGCATTGTTGTGATCTGCCAAAGGGCCTGTCACGGAAGGGGATATCGATATTGCTCTCGGTGAcgacggtggtggtgatggttccGATTTCGCATCGTCTTGATTGAAGGTTGCATACGTTAGGGAGAATCTGAGCCTTCTGCTTCAACTGTTGGGTCTGCTGCGAACTGCGGAAGGGTACAGACTGCCGTCCCTGTTGCTGTTGAACCTGCTGCTGGGCTTCTCGGAACACCTGCTTCACTGCCTCACATTGGCACTGCTGGTCTATGTTTTGGAGCTCTTGACAACACTGCTGGAGGAGCTGCTGCTCCTGTTGCTGTTGGTGTTGCTGCCCCCTCTGACCTTGCTGGAGGAACATGCGACACTGGTTCAACCTTTGTCCCTGTACCTGTTGGCTACATTGCCTTTGTTCGGAGAGCGGGTTCTCGTCttcgatggtggtggtgatgatggttgtGTGGGCGGTAGCAAAGGCTACAAGGGCTGCTAAGGCGAGGAAGAGAAGTGTTTTCGTTGCCATTGTGGGAGATGGTGTTGGTTGTTGTGTGTATTTGAGTCTGGTGGTGGTGGGTATATATGGTGCATGAAGGTTTACACGTGGAGAGGTGGATTTGATCGGTGGCGTAATGTAATAGTTGTCAAGCAACACGTACGAGTTTTTCATGAAAAATGTAGTTAGTGGAAGTGTGATTTGGAGTATGTATGAGGTGTCAAGTCTTTTGTTTGGAATATATGATGAAATGGCTCCATGTGGAGTTGAGATCTCATATGAGTTAGAAATAGCCAAGTAGCAAGGGCGTTATTGAAATTGAAAATCAATATTGAATTTTGATTCAATGAACATAGATCAAAATAATTATGAACTGCTTCCAATGTTTTTTATCAAAGAAAATCATTGTTGTTTTGGTGTATTTCGTTTAGATACCTGTGGCATGCAATTAATCAATTATTAATCCCCCAACATagaacagttttttttttttcttaaaaccaAAATGTCTACAAATTAATGTTTAAAAGTTCacggtttaaaaaaaaattattgaacAAACTTTGTGTTTCTTATGTTACTTTCCTACTAAAACATTTGACCATATGTGCAAAGATAAAGTAGTTATCCACTAAAGGGTGTAGGGTTATGGTTGGAATATGGTTCGCCACGTAGGAACATAAATAAAAGGCTATACCACATTACCACCCCCTTCTCTAATCCACCATAGTTTGCATGAATTAAAATATGGCAACTATGGTCCtcctttttatttttcaagtaatcatttactttttctttagacaaatataaaataaataaataagggaATAGTAGTGTGGGTCATAACCACACCCTTAGGGGAGTGGTTTTGGATTGTAGATTAGAGGTGGGTGACATGATACTGATGTGGAGGGTCATGATGGTTATGAGAATCATAAcgacaccctatagcctaagggGTGTGGTGCTCCACTTTACATCACTCACCACACTCAATCATGTTCCGCCACGTCATCAAACTTAGTTTCATCACTAgtgataattttttttatttttttattttttaaataataaattaacaataataatttcatttaaataaaaaccaatAATGTTACAAAGGCATGCCCATAACTTATGATACAAATTATGAATAACACATTTTTGGGTCTAATAATATCGGCCCATAAGTTACGATACAAAACCCTAAAATGAGGCCCATCCAAAACTACTCATATTTCACTTTACCCATTTTTCCCTAAAAAGGCGAACGCTATTTTTAACCTAAATTAGCCCGCCACTTGCAGCAAAGA contains the following coding sequences:
- the LOC110890334 gene encoding 2S seed storage protein-like — encoded protein: MATKTLLFLALAALVAFATAHTTIITTTIEDENPLSEQRQCSQQVQGQRLNQCRMFLQQGQRGQQHQQQQEQQLLQQCCQELQNIDQQCQCEAVKQVFREAQQQVQQQQGRQSVPFRSSQQTQQLKQKAQILPNVCNLQSRRCEIGTITTTVVTESNIDIPFRDRPFGRSQQCSETEIQRPVSQCQRYVEQQMQSPMPYIRRPGQQQQEPELQQCCNQLQNVNRECQCEAVQEVARRVMRQPQQHQQQQRRRGQFGGQEMDIARRVIQNLPNQCDLEVQQCNIPY